From Trichoderma atroviride chromosome 1, complete sequence, one genomic window encodes:
- a CDS encoding uncharacterized protein (TransMembrane:6 (n10-21c29/30o83-104i116-137o157-173i308-330o359-382i394-413o)~SECRETED:SignalP(1-24)), which produces MARRGAFRTAIASCVFVLAACAAASQIKGSPAIDSLSLEELDGRLQTCPVVQELNTAKAAHFEAAPSSLTTQLFSVLFPGSPAVNALLATLYISGPPNFLLALVPTNIDPSSLSVMVAFAVGGLLGDTLFHLLPEIFVGEDEPDRARFVLVEPNRNLILGLGILVGFMTFVAMDKGLRIATGGEGHDHSHGHAHGDEKHARTADVGLSTGANTVQGEAKLRKKGDNKKDQADEQSQLKEINPSVKLGGYLNLIADFTHNITDGLAMSASFYASPTIGATTTVAVFFHEIPHEVGDFALLIQSGFSKRAAMASQFVTAIGALMGTLIGIAVQEFGSGGADGEAMPRNGGLWGTSLTWGDMLLPFTAGTFLYVGTVAVIPELLETGPNKGEELRKTLTQFAAVAAGAGIMLYISWHE; this is translated from the exons ATGGCTCGCCGAGGCGCTTTCAGAACCGCCATTGCGTCATGCGTCTTCGTGCTGGCGGCCTGTGCGGCGGCGTCGCAGATCAAGGGAAGCCCTGCCATTGACAGCCTGAGCTTGGAGGAGCTTGATGGCCGGCTTCAG ACATGCCCCGTCGTCCAGGAGCTCAACACGGCCAAGGCGGCCCATTTCGAAGCCGCGCCCTCGTCCCTCACGACGCAGCTCTTCTCGGTGCTCTTCCCCGGCTCGCCCGCCGTgaatgcgctgctggccacgCTGTACATCTCCGGCCCGCCCAACTTCCTGCTCGCCCTCGTCCCGACCAACATCGACCCCTCGTCGCTGTCCGTCATGGTGGCCTTTGCCGTCGGAGGCCTTCTCGGCGACACGCTCTTCCACCTGCTGCCCGAGATCTTTgtcggcgaggacgagccGGACCGCGCCCGGTTTGTGCTTGTCGAGCCGAACCGCAACTTGATCCTCGGCCTGGGCATCCTCGTTGGCTTCATGACGTTTGTGGCCATGGACAAGGGCTTGCGAATTGCGACGGGGGGCGAGGGCCACGATCATTCGCACGGACACGCCCATGGCGACGAGAAGCATGCCAGGACGGCGGATGTCGGCCTCTCTACTGGAGCAAACACCGTCCAGGGCGAGGCCAAGTTGAGGAAAAAGGGCGACAACAAGAAGGACCAGGCAGATGAGCAGTCACAGCTCAAGGAGATTAACCCCAGCGTTAAACTAGGCGGATACCTCAACTTGAT TGCCGACTTCACCCACAACATCACCGACGGCCTCGCCATGTCCGCCAGCTTCTACGCCTCGCCCACCATCggcgccaccaccaccgtcgccgtcttcttccacgaGATCCCCCACGAAGTCGGCGACTTTGCGCTGCTCATCCAATCCGGCTTCTCCAAGCGCGCCGCCATGGCGTCGCAGTTCGTCACCGCCATCGGCGCCCTCATGGGCACGCTCATTGGCATTGCAGTCCAGGAATTCGGCTCTGGAGGCGCCGACGGCGAGGCGATGCCGCGAAACGGGGGGCTCTGGGGGACAAGCCTG ACATGGGGCGatatgctgctgcctttcaCGGCGGGCACGTTCCTGTACGTCGGCACCGTCGCCGTCATCCCGGAGCTGCTCGAGACGGGGCCCAACAAGGGCGAGGAGCTGCGCAAGACGCTTACGCAGTTTGCGGCCGTTGCAGCTGGCGCAGGCATCATGCTGTACATTTCATGGCATGAGTAA
- a CDS encoding uncharacterized protein (EggNog:ENOG41) has protein sequence MATKSTKSTKQRPLYPRGVPSKFSSDGVLQRFPGNTIICHLPPNSPLQPGLNTVFASLSSHPVLSKLIHLLPKDSWHMTVLGGIHGDKATPGKRPPGFQGRSLEQVTEDFSQKLRQLGLELEQQGLAPPYKMRIRGFNGAKFFIGLQVEGATAEEEKRLRLLRDRLSDTLGLRLPNHDTYGFHITMAYLLRYIEGKDRKMLNALFEKHLSQVQLEFELGAAEFCTYENMYAFVRLFYLGQGRN, from the coding sequence ATGGCTACCAAAAGCACCAAAAGTACCAAACAACGTCCACTCTACCCCCGCGGCGTACCTTCCAAATTCTCATCCGATGGAGTTCTTCAACGCTTCCCCGGCAACACCATCATCTGCCATTTACCCCCAAACTCTCCTCTCCAGCCCGGCCTCAACACCGTCTTCGCATCACTAAGCTCCCACCCCGTCCTATCCAagctcatccatctcctccccaAAGACTCTTGGCACATGACCGTCCTGGGCGGCATCCACGGCGACAAAGCCACTCCCGGAAAGAGACCTCCCGGATTCCAAGGGCGGTCACTGGAACAAGTCACCGAGGACTTCTCCCAGAAGCTGAGACAGCTGggcttggagctggaacAGCAAGGCCTGGCACCTCCCTACAAGATGAGAATCAGGGGATTCAACGGAGCCAAATTCTTCATCGGGCTGCAAGTTGAAGGAGCCActgcagaagaggaaaaacGCCTACGATTGCTGCGAGATAGACTTTCTGATACGCTAGGGCTGAGACTGCCGAACCACGATACGTATGGCTTTCACATCACCATGGCGTATCTGCTGAGATACATTGAGGGCAAGGATAGAAAGATGCTCAATGCACTGTTTGAGAAGCATCTATCGCAGGTACAGTTGGAGTTTGAGCTTGGAGCAGCGGAATTCTGCACGTATGAAAACATGTATGCCTTTGTAAGGCTGTTCTATCTCGGACAAGGCCGAAATTGA
- a CDS encoding uncharacterized protein (EggNog:ENOG41) gives MATTLSLKELSKAIKEFIVEPTVPLPEEIVATIAAYQRRHEKYDDAASDRLQEELLLIFDKNVRGNPAASCAWMGILRRLLRVLQTPERILVWMEACKGILDKTDFNKHIVEEAMDTLNEIVAIADEYHDGAGNDFASNPLIERLFEVWMEDFQPAHFEGFLPSQHTQKMIGDALGQFGKKRPKEFFCSLDSYFVQKKYRKISLNFFCNYLQSQPPHLYQVAHTPLFTDLLTCLQQDTSTAVLSAALTALAMLLPHMPSSLVPHLPTLFNIYTRMLFWEASESPSHESEQTNRWEVFAHDPETEDAHVSHLDNYYTILYGLYPINFMDYIRKPQRYIRHANLPNADEIEVQPTEIRHRSERFRRSHLLHPNFFTYTIETEKTDLGRWIKSEAAEVVTECMALCVTQTSQLFPDHELSHVPESSAQVPNDELSPERSDPGLLSSSVTKVNSWRNSHISSTESATSDGAPSTLMRRGSQSSQHSGRDSVEATRFKDFAGVDSPSGTQLLQSASHTQLQDLIRSNKVIKSSLNQSLANDSVPSLALSHQESTADTRPFTTMALPAQAHTPVSAGDASSAQIAHLQGRLLLLQNDLSFERYLKLQHMAHIGELRRRQMAEAATEAEMQNLIMMNRNLKRSYEEAKQAEMQVRKESENRRAIAKKWEADLANKLKNLREESKKMQTESEYIRKELEEKRRECEKLRKLVCDAEVKELNARQNMQSIEIHGADIDRLKAEVERLSLSERDYQAKEVERQASINAAEDAQNQMEMLKMKLSAKEVDFERMKKLFHGQVTELQAQLSAALEERNKRPAAVVNAAVEATLEASRAKQAEMQKQYNLLSRKYTALQSSLLDMQLEASVTTGKSSIAEGEDDGMLSPTGPMSIRSRPVQLLSATENTDGATSSLGSHPGTPTSSVLQPLQPTSSAGTGETDGKASSLNLSVSPERSYFGSMIRRDSKEKAKDESGKPKKEKKSIGLRGIRGFVNS, from the exons ATGGCCACCACACT ATCCCTCAAGGAGCTGTCCAAAGCCATCAAGGAGTTTATCGTCGAGCCAACCGTGCCTCTGCCCGAGGAGATCGTCGCGACGATTGCTGCCTACCAGCGGAGGCACGAGAAATACGACGACGCCGCATCCGATCGCCTGCAGGAGGAActgctcctcatcttcgatAAGAATGTTCGGGGAAACCCTGCTGCGTCCTGCGCCTGGATGGGCATCCTGCGCCGGCTCCTGAGAGTGCTGCAGACTCCCGAGCGAATACTTGTGTGGATGGAAGCTTGCAAGGGGATTCTCGACAAGACAGATTTCAACAAGCACATCGTCGAAGAGGCTATGGACACTCTAAACGAGattgttgccattgccgacgaGTACCACGATGGCGCCGGCAACGATTTTGCCTCAAATCCTCTGATTGAGAGGCTTTTCGAAGTATGGATGGAAGACTTTCAGCCAGCTCACTTTGAAGGCTTCCTGCCGTCGCAGCATACTCAAAAGATGATAGGCGATGCGCTAGGGCAGTTTGGGAAGAAACGACCAAAG GAGTTCTTCTGCTCTTTGGACAGCTATTTCGTCCAGAAAAAGTATAGAAAAATTAGCTTGAATTTCTTTTGCAATTATCTTCAGTCACAGCCACCTCACTTATACCAGGTGGCCCATACTCCCTTGTTCACGGATCTCTTGACTTGCTTGCAGCAAGACACTTCGACTGCGGTCCTTTCGGCTGCACTCACCGCCCTTGCCATGCTGTTGCCGCACATGCCCAGCTCTCTCGTGCCGCATTTGCCTACTCTCTTCAACATCTATACCAGAATGCTCTTCTGGGAAGCTTCAGAGTCGCCTTCACATGAGTCTGAACAAACAAATCGGTGGGAGGTGTTTGCACACGATCCGGAGACGGAAGATGCCCACGTATCACATTTGGACAACTATTACACAATCTTATATGGCCTGTATCCCATAAACTTTATGGATTACATTCGCAAACCGCAGAGGTACATAAGGCACGCCAACCTGCCTAATGCCGACGAGATTGAAGTGCAGCCCACTGAGATTCGTCATCGATCGGAGCGGTTTAGGAGAAGCCACTTGCTTCACCCAAATTTCTTCACCTACACGATTGAAACCGAAAAGACGGATTTGGGGCGATGGATTAAAAGTGAGGCTGCCGAAGTCGTGACTGAATGCATGGCGCTGTGCGTCACACAAACAAGCCAATTGTTTCCTGACCACGAGCTATCACATGTCCCGGAGTCCTCGGCTCAGGTCCCCAACGACGAACTGAGCCCGGAGAGGTCGGATCCGGGCTTGCTGAGCAGTTCGGTAACCAAGGTGAATTCGTGGAGGAACTCTCACATATCCAGCACAGAGTCTGCTACCAGTGATGGCGCGCCGTCAACCTTGATGAGACGTGGATCCCAATCCAGCCAACATTCGGGGAGGGACTCTGTCGAAGCGACGCGCTTCAAGGACTTCGCTGGCGTCGATAGTCCGTCAGGGACCCAGCTTCTCCAATCGGCTTCTCATACCCAGCTTCAAGACCTCATAAGATCAAATAAGGTTATCAAAAGCAGCCTTAACCAATCGTTGGCAAATGATAGCGTGCCGTCTCTCGCTCTGAGCCACCAGGAGTCTACAGCTGATACTAGACCGTTTACAACAATGGCGCTGCCTGCACAGGCCCATACGCCCGTATCGGCAGGAGATGCGAGCAGCGCTCAAATTGCTCATCTCCAAGGACGGCTTCTGTTGCTGCAAAACGATCTTAGCTTCGAGAGGTATCTCAAGCTGCAACACATGGCTCACATTGGCGAGCTCAGACGGCGACAGATGGCGGAAGCTGCTACGGAGGCAGAGATGCAGAACCTGATCATGATGAATAGGAACCTCAAAAGAAGCtacgaagaagccaagcaGGCCGAGATGCAAGTCCGTAAGGAGTCGGAAAATCGCCGTGCCATAGCAAAGAAGTGGGAAGCAGACCTCGCAAACAAGCTGAAGAACCTCAGGGAAGAATCAAAAAAGATGCAGACGGAGTCTGAGTACATTcgaaaagagcttgaagagaagaggcggGAGTGCGAAAAGCTGCGCAAGCTTGTATGCGACGCTGAGGTGAAGGAGCTGAATGCGAGACAAAACATGCAGTCGATTGAGATTCATGGCGCCGATATTGACAGGCTCAAGGCAGAAGTTGAGCGACTCTCATTATCTGAACGGGACTATCAGGCAAAGGAGGTGGAGCGGCAAGCCTCTATCAACGCGGCTGAGGATGCGCAGAATCAGATGGAaatgttgaagatgaagctgagcGCCAAAGAGGTGGACTTTGAGCGAATGAAGAAGCTCTTTCATGGCCAGGTGACTGAGCTTCAGGCGCAGCTCTCGGCAGCTCTGGAGGAGCGAAATAAGCGGCCTGCTGCGGTAGTGAACGCTGCAGTTGAGGCAACACTTGAAGCAAGCCGTGCCAAGCAAGCTGAGATGCAGAAGCAGTATAACTTACTGTCGCGCAAATACACAGCACTGCAGTCGTCCTTGCTGGACATGCAGTTGGAGGCATCGGTTACGACGGGGAAGTCAAGCATAGCCGAAGGTGAAGATGACGGCATGTTGTCGCCTACGGGCCCAATGTCAATAAGGTCAAGGCCAGTCCAGCTTTTGTCAGCGACTGAAAACACTGACGGAGCAACGTCGTCGCTCGGCTCGCACCCGGGGACGCCAACATCCTCTgtgctgcagccgctgcagcccACGAGCTCTGCGGGGACAGGAGAGACAGATGGTAAGGCCTCATCACTCAATCTCTCGGTGAGCCCAGAAAGAAGTTACTTTGGCA GTATGATCCGCAGGGATAGTAAGGAAAAAGCCAAGGATGAGTCTGGCAAGCctaagaaggaaaagaagtcGATTGGCTTGAGAGGAATTAGGGGATTTGTTAATAGCTAA
- a CDS encoding uncharacterized protein (EggNog:ENOG41) — protein sequence MAANKTSAIADQEPVDILFALQPGFDMLDFAGPLAAFSKAQHNPTDSSTKAFEVTLAGLEPQVLSAQGTIVQSQINFKEAHERLEEFDVLVVLGGNVDEVVKKETEPLGLITAFSDLQKKDPARERTVLSVSTGSHLLAREGILCGLSATTLSDHLTTFENLCSDAATRYLTERTDVIEDARYVVNNLRFELTEDESPYTRRASDAGRPHGRKGSISFKESNTRRESIARRAAMRLGGLRVITAGAHGAGVDAALYLVSALVDEQCAEEVARSMQWTWTKGVVVDGLDV from the exons ATGGCTGCGAATAAGACTTCAGCTATTGCTGACCAGGAACCTGTCGATATCCTCTTTGCCCTGCAACCAGGATTCGACATGCTTGACTTTGCAGGCCCATTGGCTGCCTTCTCCAAGGCGCAGCACAATCCTACTGATTCCT CCACCAAAGCATTTGAGGTGACGCTTGCGGGCCTTGAGCCCCAGGTCCTCTCCGCCCAGGGCACCATTGTGCAGTCCCAGATCAACTTCAAGGAAGCTCATGAGCGCCTTGAGGAATTTGACGTTCTCGTCGTTCTCGGTGGAAACGTCGATGAGGTCGTCAAGAAGGAGACTGAGCCTCTTGGCCTCATCACCGCCTTTTCCGACCTTCAGAAGAAGGATCCAGCCAGAGAGCGAACAGTCCTGTCCGTCTCCACCGGCTCACACCTGCTTGCCCGAGAGGGCATCCTCTGCGGCCTTTCCGCTACCACACTGTCCGACCACCTTACCACATTTGAGAACCTTTGCAGCGATGCTGCCACCCGATACCTGACTGAGCGAACCGATGTCATTGAAGATGCCCGATATGTAGTCAACAACCTTCGCTTTGAGCTCACTGAAGATGAGAGCCCATACACACGTCGCGCGTCCGATGCTGGACGACCTCACGGCCG AAAGGGAAGCATCTCCTTCAAGGAGTCCAACACACGTCGTGAGTCGATTGCCAGACGTGCCGCCATGCGCCTTGGTGGCCTTCGAGTTATAACCGCTGGGGCTCACGGCGCTGGCGTGGATGCAGCTTTGTATCTCGTCAGCGCCTTGGTGGATGAGCAGTGTGCTGAGGAGGTGGCCAGGTCTATGCAGTGGACTTGGACCAAGGGAGTTgtcgtcgacggcctcgacgtCTAA